A stretch of the Candidatus Zixiibacteriota bacterium genome encodes the following:
- a CDS encoding tetratricopeptide repeat protein: MKSDLSNKHKVDLDRLAQVESLIYQGKLERAKELFGSIRAGHTHPTAQIRAELDYYEALVLAAELAYDEALSKAQASFDYYRSSSDNKKIGNLQQLIAKIFISMGNVEQAEQFTRDSLATWRRIRDKCGIFYCYNRLAHIKFIQGDYVESARYLENTIDSFKATAKDDLQAEISVYRYYGNLARVYILSGDLDRAEDILRDCIAHNRRHEVVSSLIRNLLSLGYIGIRKRDRKLCQDCFAEVKNLLEVNVLKREEGILYEYLGDYHAEFNEFDQALKNYDMAIRMAEKSTAYNTLRSQTLRRRAEVYLVLKNYKKAYQDASLGLEIARNIGETVEEAGCLKVLALVSLNHDLKDDEEDYFSRAEAFLQKVSDKYEVARTHLAFAGIEVSSKDDSRLRWCQRHLNEARRIFDEIGNSYYRAVADLVSADLSCRAGDFDRAFEVVTRAGRYFEKSGYEDDLAGVHGLRRRIEKAMIDHAVSEENEYNLVRKILDPSEYQTLRKADLIENLRFLSKRVDADRALVGIYDLDSRDFRMLAGHEFDSELLPQLTDIMRYAGIDDGRFRPFYITLPYSSSNGSSALFESYSDVSSMILIPIDLGARKSAVIYLQKDYDDDKKGDYFGKTELNISLAFADLLAFRAIESEKSSLEEDNLRLRSQLENSCAFPNIVTGSQTMLKMLERVIQVKDSPISVCIQGETGSGKDLLAKTIHYNSVRRDKRFISVNCAALPETLLESELFGYKKGAFTGADRDRAGLFEEAHGGTFFLDEIGEMPMALQAKLLRVIEDQEVVRLGDTRGRKVDVRILSATNRDLKEMMKEKHFRQDLYYRLSAMTIRIPPLRERRDDIPLLIDHFLKKSGSKVRISSDVRQAFINFSWPGNVRELDNEIKKLVLLAGDSKVITKELLSRKFFKQGSSKKSVDLPEIEQFESDFTLYDYIALFEKKYITEALRKNRWVKKHAANMLGIPESTLRLKIKDYQIQKD; the protein is encoded by the coding sequence ATGAAATCTGACCTCTCGAACAAGCATAAGGTTGACCTGGATAGACTGGCACAAGTCGAATCTTTGATTTACCAGGGCAAGCTGGAAAGGGCAAAGGAGCTGTTTGGCTCTATCCGGGCGGGTCATACGCATCCGACGGCTCAGATTCGTGCCGAATTGGATTATTATGAGGCACTGGTTCTGGCGGCTGAGCTCGCATATGACGAAGCGCTCAGTAAGGCTCAGGCTTCGTTCGATTATTACCGATCCTCATCCGACAATAAGAAAATCGGCAATCTCCAGCAATTGATCGCAAAGATCTTTATCAGTATGGGTAATGTCGAACAGGCCGAACAATTTACCCGTGACAGCCTGGCTACCTGGCGAAGGATTCGAGATAAGTGCGGTATTTTCTATTGTTACAACCGGCTCGCTCATATCAAGTTTATCCAGGGCGATTATGTGGAGTCGGCCAGGTATCTCGAAAATACCATCGACAGCTTCAAGGCGACCGCCAAAGATGATCTCCAGGCCGAAATCAGCGTTTATCGCTATTACGGTAACCTCGCACGTGTTTATATACTCTCGGGCGATCTCGATCGGGCCGAAGATATCCTGCGCGACTGTATCGCCCACAATCGTCGTCACGAAGTGGTCTCTTCACTGATCAGAAACCTCCTATCACTGGGATATATTGGTATCCGTAAGCGTGATCGCAAGCTCTGCCAGGATTGCTTCGCGGAAGTCAAGAACCTGCTGGAAGTAAACGTTCTCAAGCGTGAGGAAGGTATTCTGTATGAGTACCTGGGTGATTATCACGCTGAGTTCAATGAGTTCGATCAGGCCCTTAAGAACTACGACATGGCGATTCGCATGGCCGAGAAGAGCACTGCCTACAACACTCTTCGTTCACAGACACTCAGGCGTCGGGCGGAAGTTTACCTGGTCTTGAAGAATTACAAAAAGGCTTACCAGGACGCCAGCCTGGGGCTCGAAATCGCGCGCAATATCGGCGAAACAGTTGAGGAAGCGGGATGCCTCAAGGTCCTGGCCCTGGTTTCCCTCAATCATGATCTGAAAGACGACGAAGAGGATTACTTCTCCCGGGCTGAAGCATTTTTGCAAAAAGTTTCTGACAAGTACGAAGTCGCACGAACCCACCTGGCATTTGCAGGGATCGAGGTCTCTTCAAAAGACGACAGCCGGTTGAGATGGTGTCAGCGTCATCTTAATGAGGCACGCCGAATTTTCGATGAAATCGGCAACTCATATTACCGCGCCGTGGCCGATTTGGTGTCAGCCGACCTGTCTTGTCGGGCCGGTGATTTCGATCGCGCCTTTGAAGTGGTCACGCGGGCCGGTCGCTACTTCGAAAAATCGGGCTATGAAGACGACCTGGCGGGTGTGCACGGTCTCCGCAGGAGAATTGAAAAGGCGATGATCGATCATGCCGTCAGCGAAGAAAACGAATACAACCTGGTGCGTAAGATTCTCGATCCTTCCGAATATCAAACTCTCAGGAAAGCTGATTTGATCGAGAACCTGCGCTTTCTATCGAAGCGGGTCGATGCCGATCGCGCACTGGTCGGAATATATGACCTCGACAGCCGTGATTTCAGGATGCTGGCCGGGCATGAGTTCGACTCCGAGCTTCTGCCGCAGTTGACCGATATCATGAGATATGCCGGTATCGACGATGGTCGCTTCCGTCCATTTTATATTACACTGCCGTATTCATCTTCCAACGGCAGTTCAGCTCTGTTTGAGTCATACAGCGATGTCTCCAGCATGATCCTGATCCCGATCGATCTGGGTGCCCGCAAGTCGGCCGTAATCTATCTGCAGAAGGATTACGATGACGATAAAAAAGGCGATTATTTTGGAAAGACCGAATTGAATATCTCCCTGGCTTTTGCCGATCTTCTGGCATTCCGGGCTATCGAAAGCGAAAAGAGTTCTCTCGAGGAAGACAATCTCAGGCTTCGTTCGCAACTCGAAAACAGTTGCGCCTTTCCCAATATAGTCACCGGTAGTCAGACCATGCTGAAGATGCTGGAACGTGTGATCCAGGTCAAGGATTCGCCCATCTCGGTCTGTATTCAAGGCGAAACCGGGTCCGGTAAGGATCTTCTGGCCAAGACGATTCATTACAATTCGGTCCGCAGGGACAAGCGTTTCATCTCCGTCAATTGCGCGGCTTTGCCGGAGACCCTTCTGGAAAGCGAACTGTTCGGTTATAAAAAAGGCGCATTCACAGGTGCCGACCGCGACCGTGCCGGCTTGTTTGAAGAAGCTCACGGTGGAACGTTTTTCCTCGATGAGATCGGGGAGATGCCGATGGCGCTTCAGGCCAAGCTGTTGCGGGTGATCGAAGACCAGGAAGTTGTCCGGTTGGGTGACACACGCGGTCGCAAGGTCGATGTGCGTATCCTTTCTGCAACCAACCGCGATCTCAAGGAGATGATGAAAGAAAAGCATTTCCGCCAGGATTTGTATTACCGGCTTTCGGCGATGACCATCCGGATTCCGCCTTTGCGTGAGAGGCGAGATGATATCCCGCTTCTGATAGATCATTTTCTCAAAAAGTCCGGTTCGAAAGTCAGGATATCTTCTGATGTTCGCCAGGCTTTCATCAATTTCTCATGGCCGGGCAATGTCCGTGAACTCGACAACGAGATCAAGAAGCTGGTACTGCTGGCTGGTGATTCGAAGGTAATCACAAAAGAGCTCCTGTCGCGCAAGTTTTTCAAGCAGGGATCCTCTAAAAAAAGTGTCGACCTGCCTGAAATCGAACAATTCGAATCCGATTTCACGCTCTATGATTACATCGCCCTGTTCGAAAAGAAATATATCACCGAAGCCCTGCGTAAAAACCGCTGGGTCAAAAAACATGCGGCCAATATGCTGGGTATTCCGGAATCTACTCTGAGGTTGAAAATCAAGGACTACCAGATTCAAAAAGATTAA
- a CDS encoding electron transfer flavoprotein subunit beta, whose translation MNTIVIVKQVPEIALVNVDQDKGEVVLPKGPGVINPFDSYAIEEALKIKEQHGGTVTAVSVGGKESEVALREALSLGVDKAVLVSDPTFEGSDNQAVGAILAAAINKIGEFDLVLGGKQAIDSDDAMVPAALAGRLGIAQAMFVRKISEIGDSAITLERTTEDGHDVVELTLPAVVSVVKEINEPRLPSLKGKMKAKKATIENLSAADIGLDQAKVGEKSSSNFDKAENPPPRPAGEIIEGETPEELADKLFAKLRENQVI comes from the coding sequence GTGAATACAATAGTGATTGTCAAGCAGGTTCCGGAAATAGCCCTGGTCAATGTCGATCAGGATAAAGGTGAAGTTGTACTTCCTAAAGGACCCGGAGTTATTAATCCGTTCGATTCTTATGCTATCGAAGAAGCTCTCAAGATCAAGGAACAGCATGGCGGTACTGTTACGGCTGTTTCGGTCGGTGGCAAAGAGAGCGAAGTCGCCCTGCGCGAGGCACTCTCACTCGGTGTCGACAAGGCTGTGCTGGTTTCTGATCCGACCTTTGAGGGATCTGACAACCAGGCTGTCGGGGCGATCCTGGCGGCCGCGATCAATAAGATCGGCGAATTCGATCTGGTCCTGGGCGGTAAGCAGGCGATCGACAGCGATGATGCCATGGTCCCGGCCGCGCTGGCAGGCAGACTCGGGATTGCTCAGGCGATGTTCGTACGCAAGATCAGTGAAATCGGTGATTCAGCGATTACGCTCGAACGGACGACCGAGGATGGTCACGACGTGGTCGAGTTGACCTTGCCGGCTGTGGTTTCGGTTGTCAAGGAAATCAATGAACCCCGCCTGCCATCATTAAAAGGCAAAATGAAGGCCAAGAAAGCCACGATTGAAAACCTCAGCGCGGCTGATATAGGTCTCGACCAGGCCAAGGTCGGCGAAAAGTCGAGTTCCAATTTTGACAAAGCGGAAAATCCCCCGCCTCGACCAGCTGGAGAAATCATCGAAGGTGAAACCCCCGAGGAACTCGCCGACAAACTCTTCGCGAAACTGCGAGAAAACCAGGTTATCTGA